In one Vulgatibacter incomptus genomic region, the following are encoded:
- the atpG gene encoding ATP synthase F1 subunit gamma, whose amino-acid sequence MPSLRDIKRRIGSVRNTQQITKAMKMVAAAKLRRAQDAMLRARPYADKIEEALDAIATYADEEAHPLLQRRVPRRVELVVMTSDRGLAGAFNSNVLRRAQRFLHENQDRYERIQVSTIGRKGRDFVRARNIQTRRDYPGVFEELTFDKAKSIAEELQASYLDDKLDAVFLLFNQFQSAISQKPTIVELLPIATEPADEGVAGGQVDFLYEPDRGAVLNELLPRHLAMQVWRALLESVASEHGARMAAMESATKNSGELIGKLKLQYNRARQAYITKELMEIVSGAEALK is encoded by the coding sequence GTGCCTTCGCTGAGAGACATCAAGAGGCGCATCGGCTCGGTGCGCAACACCCAGCAGATCACCAAGGCGATGAAGATGGTCGCCGCGGCGAAGCTGCGCCGCGCCCAGGACGCGATGCTCCGGGCCCGGCCGTACGCGGACAAGATCGAGGAGGCCCTCGACGCGATCGCGACGTACGCCGACGAGGAGGCTCATCCTCTCCTCCAGCGCCGTGTGCCGCGGCGGGTGGAGCTGGTGGTGATGACCTCGGATCGCGGCCTCGCCGGTGCGTTCAACTCGAACGTCCTTCGGCGCGCCCAGCGCTTCCTCCACGAGAATCAGGACCGCTATGAGCGGATCCAGGTCTCGACCATCGGCCGCAAGGGCCGGGACTTCGTGCGCGCGCGCAACATCCAGACGCGCCGCGACTACCCGGGTGTGTTCGAGGAGCTGACCTTCGACAAGGCCAAGTCGATCGCCGAGGAGCTCCAGGCGTCGTACCTCGACGACAAGCTCGACGCGGTCTTCCTCCTCTTCAACCAGTTCCAGTCGGCCATTTCGCAGAAGCCGACGATCGTGGAGCTCCTCCCGATCGCGACGGAGCCGGCTGACGAGGGCGTCGCCGGCGGCCAGGTCGATTTCCTCTACGAGCCCGACCGCGGTGCGGTGTTGAACGAGCTGCTTCCCCGGCACCTCGCGATGCAGGTGTGGAGGGCCCTCCTCGAGTCCGTGGCCTCCGAGCACGGCGCCCGCATGGCGGCGATGGAGAGCGCGACGAAGAACTCGGGCGAGCTGATCGGAAAGCTCAAGCTTCAGTACAACCGCGCGCGCCAGGCCTACATCACCAAGGAGCTGATGGAGATCGTCTCCGGCGCAGAGGCGCTCAAGTAA